The Indicator indicator isolate 239-I01 chromosome 30, UM_Iind_1.1, whole genome shotgun sequence genome has a window encoding:
- the UNC119 gene encoding protein unc-119 homolog A produces the protein MKVKKSGGAGAAAAARTEEELGRKALIGPDDVLGLQRVTSDYLCTPEENVYKIDFTRFKIRDMESGTVLFEITKPAASEREHNDKKDIDPNAGRFVRYQFTPAFLRLRQVGATVEFTVGDKPINNFRMIERHYFRDQLLKSFDFEFGFCIPSSKNTCEHIYEFPQLSEDLIREMILHPYETQSDSFYFVDNKLVMHNKADYSYSGGP, from the exons atGAAGGTGAAGAAGAGCGGTGGggccggggcggcggcggcagctcGTACCGAGGAGGAGCTGGGCCGGAAGGCGCTCATCGGGCCTGACgatgtgctggggctgcagcggGTCACCAGCG aTTATTTGTGTactccagaggaaaatgtttaCAAGATAGACTTCACCAGGTTCAAAATCCGGGACATGGAATCTGGCACAGTCTTGTTTGAAATCACCAAACCAGCAGCTTCAG AACGTGAACACAatgacaagaaggacattgaccCCAATGCTGGGCGGTTTGTCCGTTACCAGTTCACTCCAGCTTTTCTTAGACTTCGGCAAGTGGGAGCCAC GGTGGAATTCACAGTAGGGGACAAGCCCATTAATAACTTCCGCATGATTGAGAGGCACTATTTCCGGGATCAGCTGCTGAAGAGTTTTGATTTTGAATTTGGgttctgcatccccagcagtaAAAACACTTGTGAGCACATCTATGAgtttccccagctctctgaggaCCTCA TTCGGGAGATGATCCTTCATCCCTACGAGACACAGTCGGACAGTTTCTACTTTGTAGACAACAAGCTGGTGATGCACAACAAGGCAGATTATTCATACAGTGGAGGACCTTAA